One Comamonas odontotermitis genomic window, TGCGCTCGCTCAGCCAGCTCAACCTGGTGGTCGATCACCATGGCGAGACGCGAGCGCCTGTCATCACCGAAGACCAGCCCAGCCTGCGCAACCTGTTCGGCACCATCGACCCGCCCGAAGACGACGAGCACCGCAGCGATTTCTCGTGCATCCGCGCGGGCAGCGTGCTGCGCGCCGACGGCGGCTTTTTGCTGTTGCACCTGCGCGACATGGTGGGCGACGAAGCCTGCTGGCAGGCGCTGCGCCGCGTGCTGCGCACCCGCCAGCTGCGCATCGACGACGTGCACGCCGCCCAGGGGCCCAGCAACAGCGGCGGCATGCAGCCGGAGTTGCTGCCGTTGCACTTCAAGCTCGTGCTGGTAGGCTCGGAAGAGAGCTATTACCAGATGCAGGAGCATGACCCGGACATGGCGCGGCGCTTCCGCGTCAAGGTCGATTTTGCCGAACACTTCAAGGCCACGGCAGCCACCTACCGCGCCACCGCCGCCTTGATGGCGCAGCGCTGCGCGCTCTACCAATTGCCGCACTGCGACGCCAGCGCCGTGGCGCGGCTGCTGGAGCAATCGCACCGCGAGGCCGATGACCAGCAGCGCCAGAGCGGCCAGTTGAACCAGCTCGAAGCCCTGCTGATCGAAAGCGCGCAACGCGCCCGCCAATCGGGCACCGGCCGCCTGGTGCAGGCCGCCGATGTGGAAGCTGCGCTGGCCGCGCACCGCGAGCGCCACAACGCCATGGAAGAAGCACTGCACGATGCCATCGCCGAGGGCGAACACGTCATCTCGTTTGCCGGCAGTGCCGTAGGCCAGCTCAACGGCCTGTCGCAGATCGATACCGGCGACCACCGCTTCGGCCTGCCCGCACGCATCACCGCGCGCACCTATGCGGGCCAGGAGGGGGTGCTGAACATCGAGCGCGAAGTCGCCCTCTCCGGCCCCATCCATGACAAGGGCGTGCTGATCCTGCAAAGCTACTTGACGGCGCTCTTTGGTCATCTGGCGCCGCTGGCGCTCAATGCCTCGGTGGTGTTCGAGCAGGAATACAGCGGCGTCGAAGGCGATTCGGCCAGCTGCGCCGAGCTGTATGCGCTACTGTCATCGCTGTCGGGCCTGCCGCTGCTGCAGAACATTGCAGTGACCGGGGCGCTCAACCAGCATGGCGAAGTGCTGCCCGTGGGGGGCCTGAACGAAAAGATCGAAGGCTGGTTCGACCTGTGCGCCCAGCAGGGTCTTGACGGCAGTCATGGTGTGCTCATCCCCGCGCGCAACCAGCGCCACCTGATGCTGGCCCAGCGCGTGGTGGACGCCGTGCAGGCGGGGCTCTTCCATGTCCATACCGCCGAGCATGTGAGCCAGGGCATTGCACTGATGATGGGCCAGTGCGACGTACCGGCCGACACCCATGTGGGGCCGCGCCGCCTGCCCGCCGCCGTGATGCAGGGCGCAGAAGCCACCTTGCTGCAATACCGATTGGCCTGTCAGAAGGCCGAAGCGGCCCGCCCGCGCGCGCAGCGGGCCCGCCAGCGCCAGATGCGCAATCTGGCGCAGCAGAACCGGGCTTAAAGCAGATTCAGGAGAGAAGGCATCAGCCTCCTCTCCTCGACTTGAATCAATGCGCTCAAGCGCGGCGCAAGCGAACTGCAGCAAGCCCCGCCAAGGCAAGGGAAACCAGCATCAATGCCCACTGGCCTAAAGATGGAACGGGTGCAGGCTGCGAGCCCGTTGCCGCGATCGCGGTCACGCTTGCAGTTGCGCTGTTGTTAGCCATATTGGACTCGGTAGTTACCGTACTGGCAGTGGCAACCAGTGGGTAGGTGCTGCCTGCTGCGGCAGATGCGGGAATGTGCACCACCACGGTCACCGTAATGCTCTGCCCCACCGCCATGCTGCCCAAGCTGCATGCCAAGCCACTGCAAGGTGCCGAGGTGGAGACCAGGGTTGTGCCTGCGGGCAGGATGCTGTTCAGGCTTACGCTGTCTGCTGCTGCGCTGCCCTGATTGGTAACGGTGATGGTGTATGAGGCGTTGCTGTCAGGCATAACAGTAGCGGGCAATGCGCTGGCCGAGACAACGAGATCTGGCAAGGGTGCTGCAACCACGCTGACACTGGCAGTGGCGCTGTTGTTGGTGGTAACGGGTTCAATGGTTGCGGTGCTGGCGTTGGCAGTAAGCGCATAACTGCTACCCGCCTGTGCTGTAGCAGGAATTTGGACAATGACATCAACGGTGACGGTTTGCCCCGTGGTCAAGGTGCCAAGACTGCAAGCGAAGCCACCAGCGCACGGGGTGGATGTTGAAACAACGGTAGCGCCAGCAGGCAGAACAGTGCTGAGGCTGGAGAGGTCAGCAGCGGCACCGCCCTGATTGGTAACAGTGATGGTGTAGGTAGCCGTACTGCCCGCTGCAACAGGGTCAGGGGCGGCATTCACAGATACCACCAGATCTGGCACTGCCGGGCAGGCCAGCGTGGCAGTGGCAGGGGTTTTGACATAGCCTGCGCCAGTCACCGAGAAATCAGTGCCAGGGGTGATGGTGTTTGTGACGCCTGAGCCTGTTGTAGTGCACTGGCTGGCTGCACTGACAGGCCAGATTACCGGAACGGTAATGGAACAGCCACCGCCAGGCACGGCACCACCACTCAGCGTAACCGAGCTACCGCCCATAGGAGCCGTCAGTGTGCCACCGGTGCAGGTGGTGGTAGCTGCCCCGCCAACTTGCAAAGGAGCTGGCAGATTGTCAGTCACGGTCAAGCCGCTGATAGGTGTGGCACCCGTGTTGCCGACGCTAATGGTCAGAGTGCTGGTCTGCCCTACATTGACCGAGGTGGGGGAGAATGTCTTGGCGATTGAGGCGGGGATGCCGCAGCCGCCGCCCGACGAGAGGGCAGCAGAAAAAGCTGGGGCGATCTTCCCCTGGTTGGTAACACCCGAGTTATTGGTCACGCCAGAGGAGGTGCCACCAAAATAATTTCGGCTCTCGAACATGGAGATATCCGACATGGCAAACAGACAGGCACCACTGCCGCCAAAGGATTGTGTGCTTGGGATGAACACAGCAGCGACGTTGTTCACCATAGTGCCGGTCGCTGGCAGTGGTTCGCTAGGCGGCAGGTAAAGCACGTTGGCAGCAGGCACATTGTTCATGTAGAACATATAGCCTCCACGCAACGGATTGAGACCCGAAAAGCTGCTAACGACGGATGGAGAATTGTTCGTGTTGAGCTGAAAATTCACATCCATCACCACAGGCGCAGACGCTACTGCGTCAATATTGGCTGCCAACTTAAGCTCTGCCAGCAGATCAGCGGCAGCACCACCCGAAGCAGCTCCGCCCGTGTCATACAGCAGCGCAAATCCATTAGCACTGCGGTTGGCAATGGCTTGGTTGATGGCAGAGAGATTGCCCGCTTCAAAAGGCGCGACGAGCCTGGCAACCACTACGAGATCATAAGCACTGGAGCTGAATGTGGCAGCCGAAACCGCACCGGCTTGATCCAGTGTCTTGATGTGCGTGACCGTATCGCCTGCGCTGGTGAATTCGGTCACCAAGTTATCCATTGAGTCTGTCGCAGAATTGGGGATCGCACCGTAGGAATTATAGGTAGACAGTACCAGCACATTTTTGGCATTGGCTTGCGTGTATGCCAACAGGCCCATGGCCAGAACAAATAAGCAGCGCAGCATTATTTGGACAAAACGGCTCTTTGGGAGAGATTCACGGAGCCATTCATTTATTCCAAACTGCTCCCTTGACAAAGAAATCAGCATATTTTTAACCCCTCTTAATTTATACAACCGTAATTTCATCCACCGCACCAATTACCATTCCCGATGAAATAAACGAATATATAACTGATTTTAATTTACCCTAAATAAACCAGTTGACCGCTTATATTCATACCCTCAAGCTGTTGCGCACTTCGTTTACCCGGTTGATGGAGCGTGTCAACTCGCCTGCACGATCCTTCTCCCTTGGCGACTTGGTAAAGCTTGAGAGTTGACCCCCCCTCTTCAATGGTTTTGATTTTGATACTGGTTGCGGATGTTTCCCTATCGTTGACCAATTTGGTCTTGCTTTTCGCAGTAATGGCTGAGCCATCAAAATACTCACCTAACGCCTCTTTTTTGCAGACAACCGAGCAACCAGTAGCAATCATCAGTATCGCCGAGACAGCGCTGATCGTAAAGCTTTCATTATTTAGAAAAGCCATAAATTGGCTTTCAATCACCAGATTACTGCAAAGTGAACAAATGTTAAGCGTAGCGAGTGAACAACCTAAAATCAACCATATCGATGCAGGCTGCCCTACAAGTTTCATGCAAATGAGGGCTACGACGACCAGCGATATCAGTCGTACACAATTCGAGACCCTCAGGCCGTTGAGGAGACTTTAAACACGTTCTTAGAACGGCGACTCGTCCGGCACCGGCAGGTCGCTGGAAGCCGCAGCGGCCAGTTGCAGGCGCAGCTGGGCGTTTTCGGTTTCCAGCTCCTGCACCCGGGCGCGCAGGTCGCTGATCTGCTGCTGCGCCTTGTCAAGCGCTGCATCCACCGCCTCGGCGCCGTGGGCGGCGCTGGGTGCGGGCTCTGCAGCACCTTCGGGCTTGTCTTCCTTGGGCTTGCGCTTGGCTTCGCGCACGCGCTTGACCACCTGCTTGAGCTCGTCCTTGCCGCCCTGCGCGGCAGCCTGCTGCTCTTCGCGCGGCAAGGTGGCCACCACGGCGGCAGCATTGATCGAGATATCGCCTGCCTTGAGCGCCTCCACCAGCTCAGGGGCGGCACTTTTCTGGATCTTTTCGATCTGCGCCACCTGGCTGCTGGAGAGGCGTGCAGCCTTGGCAATGGCTTCGCGTGTGGCGACTTTCTCCAGCTCGGCTGCGTCCACAGGCGAGAACGCCTCATCCGCATTGGCAACCGCCGCCGCTTCGCCTTCTGCCGAAGGCTCTGCCGCCACCGGGTGGGCCTTTTCCAGCTTGCGGTGCTCCAGAATCTCACGCTTGCGCAGCGCCAGCACGCCCCGCTGGAAGTCAGACACGCTGCGGCGGCCCAGGTGCTGGTCGATCATCCATAGATAGACGTCTTCCATCGACTGGAAATGCGTGTTCTGCACGGTGTTGAACGGCAGCCCGTGCTTCTGGCAGATGCCATAGCGGTTGTGGCCGTCCACCAGCACATTGCCCCACAGCACCAGCGCATCGCGGCAGCCTTCGGCCAGGATGCTGCGCTCCAGGGCGGCATGCTCGTCGGGGGTCAAGGGGTCGATGTAGGCTTTGAGTTCTTCGTTGACAACAATATCCATCACGCAATACGGCGGCTTGGCGCCGCCGTAGTCCAAATCAATAACAGGTTGCGGCAATTGTAGAAGTGCGCGACAGTAGCAGCCGCTTGACAAGGGTTTGCCAACCATGAACAAAACGCAACGACAGCAACTCATCGCCACTCTGAAGGCGCGCTTTGACGCCCATCCACAGCGGCACACCGGTATCACCTGGGCCAGCGTCGAAAGCCGCCTGGAAGCCGCGCCCGGTGCGCTCTCTTCGCTGCAGCAGATGGAGACCTCGGGCGGCGAGCCCGATGTGATCGGCGCAGGCGCCGCAGGCGGCAGCGTGCTGTTCTGCGACTGCGCCGCAGAAAGTCCCGCAGGCCGACGCAGCCTGTGCTTTGACGACGCGGCACTTGCCGCGCGCAAGGAAAACAAGCCTGCAGGCAGCGCCACCGGCATGGCCGCGGAGATGGGCGTGCAACTGCTGGACGAAGCCCAGTACCGCCATCTGCAGACCCTGGGAGCGTTCGATCTGAAGACATCGAGCTGGCTGGCCACGCCCGATGCCGTGCGCGCCCTGGGCGGCGCCCTGTTTGGCGACCGCCGCTACGACCGCGTGTTCACCTACCACAATGGCGTGCAGTCGTACTACGCCGCACGCGGCTTTCGGGCTTGCATCGAGGTGTGAGCGGGCTTGGTGCCTCGGCTGTGGTGGCGACCATGCAATTGATATTCCTGAATTGCATATAACCTTATCGCCATATATTCAATCCATAAGAATAGATCCACAACGCCAGAGATGGCGGGACAATACCGTCTGTCAGAAAGTCAAACGGTAATGCCATGAAAACCATTCGCCTGCTGAGCGTGGTCGGCGCGCTGGCAGCCACCTCGTGGTTCGCCCCCGCTGCCCATGCAGCCCAGCCCTTGCTCACCCCAGCCGAGCTCTCTACCGCACAGCAGGCATCGCCTGCGGCGGTGGTCATTGATATCCGCGAGCCCAAGCTGTACGCGCAGGGCCATATTCCCGGCGCGCTCAATGCGCCGTATGGCAAGTGGCGCGGCCCGGCCACCAATCCGGGCGAGCTGCCCGATACCGCCAAGCTGACGGCGCTGGTGCAATCGCTGGGCCTGACACCGGCCAGCCACGCGGTGGTGGTGTCCACCGGCGCTGATGCCACTGATTTTGGCGCCATGGCCCGCGTGTACTGGAGCTTGAAGGTGCTGGGCCTCAAAGAACTGTCCATTGTCAATGGCGGCATGAAGCGCTGGGTGGCCGATGGCAAGCCCGTGAGCACCGAAGTGCCAAAGGTGGCAGCCAGCAACTACCAGCCCACGCTGGATGACAGCCTGATCGCCACGCGCGACCAGGTGCGCCAGCATGTGGATCTGAGCAATGCAGCGCTGGTCGATTCGCGCCCCGACGCCTTCTACAAGGGCGAAACGCGCGCACCAGCAGCCAAGCTCTCGGGCACCTTGCCCGGCGCGCAGCAGCTTGATTTCAATCAATGGTTCGTCAAAGGCACGGCGCAGTTCGTGGACCGCGACACGGCCCGGCAGATCGCGCAGAAGATCACCCGCCAGGACGGCCAGGACACGGTCGCCTTCTGCAATACCGGCCATTGGGCCGCCACCGACTGGTTTGGCCTGAGCGAAATGGCGGGCTTGCCGCACGTCAAGCTCTACGCGGGCTCGATGGTCGACTGGACGCAGCAACCCGATGCGCCCGCGATGCAGAACCAGCCCGGCCGCGCACAGTCGCTCGCCTATGACGCCCAGCAGTGGTGGCAGCGCAAGTTCAAATAATTCAATTCATTTTGGCTGCTGGCGCAATACCATTGCTCGCCGGTAGCTATTATTTTTATAGCAATACCGCGCATTGATATGAAGCGATTTCCCCTGTCGATCCTGATGGCTGCCTTCTTTGGCTGGCTGTTGTGGAGCGTTTCCCTGCGCCAGGCGGCGCTGTTCCTGGTCGGCATCGGCCTGGGCGCCATCCTGGCAGGCCAGCGCTTTGGCTTTACCACCGGCTGGCGCATGCTGGTGGAAGAAAAGGACCCGCGCGGCGTGTTCGGCCAGTTGCTGCTGCTGGCCCTGGCCGCCGCCATGGCCATGCCGCTGCTGGGCCACTACCCCGAGCTGACCGCCGCCCTGGGCCCGCCCAGCGTGAGCCTCCTGGTGGGCGCCTTCGTGTTCGGCCTGTGCATGCAGATTGCCGACGGCTGCGGCAGCGGCACACTGTACAAGGCGGGCATGGGCATCCCCATGAACACGGCCATCCTGCCGATGTTCGCGCTGGGCAGCTTTCTCGGATCGATGCACCTGGGCTGGTGGCTTGACCTGGGCCGCATGCCCGCAGTGGGCCTGGTCAGCACCTGGGGCTGGGCACCCGCGCTGGGAGCCACACTGGCGGCGCTGCTGGTGATTGGCCTGGGCGTGCAGGCCTACTGCACCAAGGCCAGTGCTGCGCAACAACGCAGCGCGCCACCGGTGTGGCAGCGCAAATGGGTCGTGGGAGCCATTGGCCTTGCCATTTTTGCCACGCTCAATCTCGTCATTGCCGGCCAGCCCTGGGGCGTGGTGTACGGTTTTGGCCTGTGGGCGGCCAAGGTGGCCAACGGCGCGGGCCTGGTAGACCTCGGCACCAACTGGTTCTGGAGCCAGCCTGGCAATGCCCAGCGCCTGCAGGAGACGGTGCTGCTCGACATCACCAGCATCACCAACATCGGCATCCTGGCCGGGGCCCTGTGGATTGCTGCAGGCAAGCCGGCCGCCGCCAAGGCACTGACCGGTACGCAATGGCTGGTGGCGCTTGTGGCAGGCCTGGTGCTGGGTTACAGCTCGCGCCTGGCCTTTGGCTGCAATGTGGGCGCCATGCTCTCGGGCATCAGCACCGGCAGCATCCATGGCTGGATCTGGGTGCCGCTCGCCTTTGCCGGGACGATTTTCGGGCTGCGCATCCGCCGCCATTTTGGATTCTGAGCACTAGGAAAACCGCCATGAACATCCCCCTTCTACGCAGCGCTTTCTGGATCGTGCTGGTCGCATTCATCGCCTGGGACTACAGCCACAGCAAGCCAGTGGACCTGCGCTTTGAGGCCCCCTTGATCGCCGCCGGCTCCGGCCAGCATGCCAACGGCGGACACTGCTCGATGCCGGACTGACAGCCCAGGCACGCGTCTCCGCCACGACCACCCACAACCATGTGCAGCTTTTTGCCCACATGGT contains:
- a CDS encoding AAA family ATPase: MSDSRIPASPTPVCAELLHARQLRLSIDPASLGFASTAELVNEPFSWIGQQRAQAAAEFGLGLDQPDYHLFVLGEEGSGRTSLLRQAMQAEAARRPAAPDIAFVHNFAVPERPLAVRLPAGQGRVLKKRIEGLIDKLPEQLDKAVNEAQHRRQIEQLYNQARLAEEAGFASLRDWASCVGLRIRREEGQLVVESAADPAENADSASPADPNAQAEPGAEDSNDNFEENEALAQYGQAPLAINTEASITEAIGTEPSGAAAISATAPAEGAVVVQLNLPAADSAPQAAASAEAPANPAATAEPPPPTIDLEYQLRLQLAQFRGQLRQAHSARDAALHLFYQSLATPLWQAGAAQALDGLNPAPEHAATLQRWLSQMQAEWLKNMTLWVPRSIAQDADALLDTTDSIEGEGESQDARDDARARLEARRQALRSLSQLNLVVDHHGETRAPVITEDQPSLRNLFGTIDPPEDDEHRSDFSCIRAGSVLRADGGFLLLHLRDMVGDEACWQALRRVLRTRQLRIDDVHAAQGPSNSGGMQPELLPLHFKLVLVGSEESYYQMQEHDPDMARRFRVKVDFAEHFKATAATYRATAALMAQRCALYQLPHCDASAVARLLEQSHREADDQQRQSGQLNQLEALLIESAQRARQSGTGRLVQAADVEAALAAHRERHNAMEEALHDAIAEGEHVISFAGSAVGQLNGLSQIDTGDHRFGLPARITARTYAGQEGVLNIEREVALSGPIHDKGVLILQSYLTALFGHLAPLALNASVVFEQEYSGVEGDSASCAELYALLSSLSGLPLLQNIAVTGALNQHGEVLPVGGLNEKIEGWFDLCAQQGLDGSHGVLIPARNQRHLMLAQRVVDAVQAGLFHVHTAEHVSQGIALMMGQCDVPADTHVGPRRLPAAVMQGAEATLLQYRLACQKAEAARPRAQRARQRQMRNLAQQNRA
- a CDS encoding COG1361 S-layer family protein, with translation MLISLSREQFGINEWLRESLPKSRFVQIMLRCLFVLAMGLLAYTQANAKNVLVLSTYNSYGAIPNSATDSMDNLVTEFTSAGDTVTHIKTLDQAGAVSAATFSSSAYDLVVVARLVAPFEAGNLSAINQAIANRSANGFALLYDTGGAASGGAAADLLAELKLAANIDAVASAPVVMDVNFQLNTNNSPSVVSSFSGLNPLRGGYMFYMNNVPAANVLYLPPSEPLPATGTMVNNVAAVFIPSTQSFGGSGACLFAMSDISMFESRNYFGGTSSGVTNNSGVTNQGKIAPAFSAALSSGGGCGIPASIAKTFSPTSVNVGQTSTLTISVGNTGATPISGLTVTDNLPAPLQVGGAATTTCTGGTLTAPMGGSSVTLSGGAVPGGGCSITVPVIWPVSAASQCTTTGSGVTNTITPGTDFSVTGAGYVKTPATATLACPAVPDLVVSVNAAPDPVAAGSTATYTITVTNQGGAAADLSSLSTVLPAGATVVSTSTPCAGGFACSLGTLTTGQTVTVDVIVQIPATAQAGSSYALTANASTATIEPVTTNNSATASVSVVAAPLPDLVVSASALPATVMPDSNASYTITVTNQGSAAADSVSLNSILPAGTTLVSTSAPCSGLACSLGSMAVGQSITVTVVVHIPASAAAGSTYPLVATASTVTTESNMANNSATASVTAIAATGSQPAPVPSLGQWALMLVSLALAGLAAVRLRRA
- a CDS encoding plasmid replication/partition related protein — translated: MDIVVNEELKAYIDPLTPDEHAALERSILAEGCRDALVLWGNVLVDGHNRYGICQKHGLPFNTVQNTHFQSMEDVYLWMIDQHLGRRSVSDFQRGVLALRKREILEHRKLEKAHPVAAEPSAEGEAAAVANADEAFSPVDAAELEKVATREAIAKAARLSSSQVAQIEKIQKSAAPELVEALKAGDISINAAAVVATLPREEQQAAAQGGKDELKQVVKRVREAKRKPKEDKPEGAAEPAPSAAHGAEAVDAALDKAQQQISDLRARVQELETENAQLRLQLAAAASSDLPVPDESPF
- a CDS encoding DUF4256 domain-containing protein; this encodes MNKTQRQQLIATLKARFDAHPQRHTGITWASVESRLEAAPGALSSLQQMETSGGEPDVIGAGAAGGSVLFCDCAAESPAGRRSLCFDDAALAARKENKPAGSATGMAAEMGVQLLDEAQYRHLQTLGAFDLKTSSWLATPDAVRALGGALFGDRRYDRVFTYHNGVQSYYAARGFRACIEV
- a CDS encoding sulfurtransferase yields the protein MKTIRLLSVVGALAATSWFAPAAHAAQPLLTPAELSTAQQASPAAVVIDIREPKLYAQGHIPGALNAPYGKWRGPATNPGELPDTAKLTALVQSLGLTPASHAVVVSTGADATDFGAMARVYWSLKVLGLKELSIVNGGMKRWVADGKPVSTEVPKVAASNYQPTLDDSLIATRDQVRQHVDLSNAALVDSRPDAFYKGETRAPAAKLSGTLPGAQQLDFNQWFVKGTAQFVDRDTARQIAQKITRQDGQDTVAFCNTGHWAATDWFGLSEMAGLPHVKLYAGSMVDWTQQPDAPAMQNQPGRAQSLAYDAQQWWQRKFK
- a CDS encoding YeeE/YedE thiosulfate transporter family protein; translated protein: MKRFPLSILMAAFFGWLLWSVSLRQAALFLVGIGLGAILAGQRFGFTTGWRMLVEEKDPRGVFGQLLLLALAAAMAMPLLGHYPELTAALGPPSVSLLVGAFVFGLCMQIADGCGSGTLYKAGMGIPMNTAILPMFALGSFLGSMHLGWWLDLGRMPAVGLVSTWGWAPALGATLAALLVIGLGVQAYCTKASAAQQRSAPPVWQRKWVVGAIGLAIFATLNLVIAGQPWGVVYGFGLWAAKVANGAGLVDLGTNWFWSQPGNAQRLQETVLLDITSITNIGILAGALWIAAGKPAAAKALTGTQWLVALVAGLVLGYSSRLAFGCNVGAMLSGISTGSIHGWIWVPLAFAGTIFGLRIRRHFGF